One Asterias rubens chromosome 1, eAstRub1.3, whole genome shotgun sequence genomic region harbors:
- the LOC117289742 gene encoding cytochrome c oxidase assembly protein COX16 homolog, mitochondrial-like produces the protein MAASMERFVTAVRKNKFLRFGLPMLVLVVGGSFGLKEFRTLRYDIIDKRKTVDPETEERMNARRKKEKVTVEGEFKKMEEGDLDTWHNIRGPRPWEDSKEYQEMARENIRKQQEKKVEISN, from the exons ATGGCGGCGTCCATGGAGAGATTTGTGACTGCTGttagaaaaaacaaattcctaAGATTTGGACTTCCCATGCTG GTTCTTGTTGTTGGAGGGTCGTTTGGATTGAAGGAATTCAGAACATTGCGATATGATATTATcgacaaaagaaaaaca GTTGATCCGGAAACAGAGGAAAGGATGAACGCAAGAAGGAAGAAAGAAAAGGTCACGGTCGAAGGAGAATTTAAG AAAATGGAGGAAGGAGATCTGGACACTTGGCATAACATCCGAGGACCACGCCCCTGGGAAGACTCTAAAGAATATCAAGAAATGGCACGAGAAAACATCAGGAAACAGCAGGAAAAGAAAGTGGAAATATCAAATTGA